A stretch of Cheilinus undulatus linkage group 20, ASM1832078v1, whole genome shotgun sequence DNA encodes these proteins:
- the ube2d1b gene encoding ubiquitin-conjugating enzyme E2 D1b yields the protein MALKRINKELQDLQKDPPAQCSAGPVGDDMFHWQATIMGPCDSPYQGGVFFLTIHFPTDYPFKPPKVAFTTKIYHPNINSNGSICLDILRSQWSPALTVSKVLLSICSLLCDPNPDDPLVPDIAQIYKSDKSRYNKIAKDWTTKYAM from the exons ATGGCTCTGAAGAGAATAAACAAG GAACTACAGGATCTGCAGAAAGACCCTCCAGCTCAGTGCTCTGCTGGACCAGTGGGGGATGATA TGTTTCATTGGCAGGCAACCATAATGGGTCCG TGTGACAGTCCTTACCAAGGAGGAGTTTTCTTTCTCACAATCCACTTCCCCACTGACTACCCGTTCAAGCCACCAAAG gtAGCGTTTACAACAAAGATTTATCACCCAAACATAAACAGCAATGGGAGCATCTGTTTGGATATTCTCCGATCACAGTGGTCTCCAGCACTAACGGTGTCGAAAG TTCTATTGTCTATATGTTCACTGCTTTGTGATCCCAACCCAGACGACCCCTTAGTTCCAGACATAGCACAAATCTACAAGAGCGACAAAAGCAG ATACAACAAAATAGCAAAAGACTGGACCACCAAGTATGCCATGTGA